The Vitis riparia cultivar Riparia Gloire de Montpellier isolate 1030 chromosome 3, EGFV_Vit.rip_1.0, whole genome shotgun sequence genome includes a region encoding these proteins:
- the LOC117911371 gene encoding myosin-11 isoform X2, with protein MEEEAQGSTEVAVLKVVENIAVDTADPIKVTNGDLHQEETALDGEFIKVEKESIDVKGDSHKPEPASAEDDNPSVIERSSSNSAASRELLEAQEKVKELELELERLAGALKHSESENSRLTDQVSLTKEKLEESGKKCEELEVSHQNWHQRIVEVEEKHGIELKNLQDALEAHEVKHKELIGVKEAFDNLSLELESSRKKMEELESELQVSAGDAQKFEELHRESGSHAETETQKALEFERLLEVAKLSAKEMEDQMALLQEELKGLYEKIAENQKVEEALKTSVAELSSKEALINELRQELEDKSASEAQAKEDKSALEDLFSQTKADLEAKILELEEVKLKLQEEVTVRESVEVWLKTQEAEVAKTQEELAEVTKEKEAFEAAVADLASNAARMRELCDDLETKMKQSDENFCKTDSLLSQALANNAELEEKLKSQEALHQETGTIASTATQKSIELEGLVQASNVAAEEAKAQLRELETRLIGAEQRNVELEQQLNLVELQSSEAERELKEFSEKMSELSVALREVEEEKKELKGQMHEYEDKITQLESALSQSSLEKSELELELKSVAAKCTEHEDRANITHQRSLELEDLMQLSHSKVEDAAKKATELELLLETEKYRIQELEEQISTLEKKCGDAEAASKKYLEQISDIEAELQTSRAESKSLEKALELASETERDITERLNITIEVKKGLEEALSSTSEKLAEKENLLQVLQNELSLTQEKLQSIETDLKAAGVKESEIMEKLKSAEEQLEQQGRIIEQSTARSLELEELHETLKRDSEFKLNEAIASLSSRDSEAQSLYEKLKSHEDQVKTYELQAADTAEKSTSLKEELERCLGELAALQSTNEELKVKISEAESKAAQSVSENELLVETNIELKSKVDELQEQLNSASAEKEATAHQLVSHMNTIVELTDQHSRSCELQSVTEERVKEAEIQLEEAVQRFTHRDSEAKELNEKLTALESQIKVYEEQAHEASAISETRKVELEQTLLKLKDLESVVEELQTKLGHFEKESEGLAEANLKLTQELAAYESKMNDLQEKLLTAFSEKDETVEQLQFSKKGIEDLRQQLATEGQKLQSQVSSVMEENNLLNETYQAAKNELQAVIIQLEGQLKEQKANEDAIKAEMENLKAEIADKSVLQTRLDELEKQLALAEARLKEEVESVRAAAVGREAELSTQLEEHARKVQDRDSLSEQVVQLQKELHLAQTSIVEQKETHSQKELEREAAAKHLLEELEAKKQELILKENQVKELEQKLQLAEAKSKEKADGGSPSEGMEVKSRDIGLVTSTPSRRKSKKKSEGTSPQTSSSSEIHAQANEVSSAMTLKFILGVALVSVIVGIILGKRY; from the exons atggaagaagaagctCAAGGAAGCACAGAAGTTGCAGTGTTGAAGGTCGTCGAAAATATTGCAGTCGACACAGCTGATCCAATTAAG GTCACAAATGGGGATTTGCATCAGGAGGAAACCGCCCTGGATGGAGAGTTCATAAAAGTAGAGAAGGAATCGATCGATGTGAAAGGTGATTCACATAAACCCGAACCAGCATCTGCAGAGGATGATAACCCTTCTGTAATTGAAAGAAGCTCAAGTAATTCAGCTGCCAGTAGAGAATTGTTAGAAGCCCAGGAGAAGGTGAAGGAGCTTGAGCTTGAGCTGGAGAGATTGGCGGGAGCTTTGAAGCATTCTGAATCTGAGAACAGCCGGTTGACGGACCAGGTATCATTGACAAAGGAGAAGTTGGAGGAAAGCGGCAAGAAATGTGAAGAACTGGAAGTTAGTCATCAGAATTGGCATCAACGGATTGTGGAAGTTGAGGAGAAACATGGCATTGAGTTGAAAAATCTACAGGATGCGTTGGAAGCCCACGAAGTGAAGCACAAGGAGCTCATTGGTGTGAAGGAAGCATTTGATAATCTCAGCCTTGAGCTTGAGAGCTCAAGGAAGAAGATGGAGGAGCTCGAGAGCGAGCTGCAGGTGTCTGCAGGTGACGCTCAGAAGTTTGAGGAACTGCATAGGGAAAGTGGTTCACATGCAGAAACTGAGACGCAGAAGGCATTGGAGTTTGAGAGGCTGCTTGAAGTGGCAAAACTGAGCGCAAAAGAAATGGAAGATCAGATGGCTCTCCTGCAGGAGGAGCTCAAGGGCCTGTATGAGAAGATAGCCGAGAACCAGAAGGTTGAAGAAGCACTCAAGACCAGTGTTGCAGAGCTCTCTTCAAAGGAAGCCCTGATAAATGAACTGAGACAAGAGCTGGAAGATAAGTCGGCTTCTGAGGCTCAGGCAAAGGAGGATAAATCTGCTCTTGAGGATCTGTTCTCCCAGACAAAGGCTGATCTCGAAGCAAAGATCTTGGAGTTGGAAGAGGTGAAGCTGAAGCTCCAGGAGGAGGTGACCGTGAGGGAATCTGTTGAGGTCTGGTTGAAAACCCAGGAGGCAGAGGTTGCGAAGACTCAGGAGGAGCTGGCAGAAGTGACAAAAGAAAAGGAGGCATTCGAAGCAGCTGTGGCGGACCTTGCGAGTAATGCAGCAAGAATGCGGGAGTTGTGTGATGATCTTGAGACAAAGATGAAGCAGTCGGATGAAAATTTCTGCAAGACAGATTCTCTGCTATCTCAAGCTCTGGCAAACAATGCAGAGCTGGAGGAGAAACTCAAATCCCAAGAGGCGCTCCACCAAGAAACAGGTACAATTGCATCAACTGCTACTCAGAAGAGTATTGAGCTTGAAGGTCTGGTCCAAGCTTCCAATGTAGCAGCAGAAGAGGCCAAAGCACAACTTAGAGAGCTTGAGACACGGCTTATAGGGGCAGAACAGAGGAATGTAGAGCTGGAGCAACAACTAAATCTGGTAGAGCTGCAAAGCAGTGAGGCTGAGAGAGAACTGAAGGAATTTTCTGAGAAAATGTCTGAGCTCAGTGTTGCATTGAGAGAGGTtgaggaagagaagaaagagcTGAAGGGTCAAATGCACGAATATGAGGATAAGATAACTCAGCTGGAGTCTGCCCTGAGTCAGTCATCATTGGAGAAATCTGAGCTTGAGTTGGAGTTGAAGAGCGTTGCAGCAAAATGCACTGAACATGAGGACCGAGCCAATATAACCCACCAGCGAAGCCTTGAGCTTgaagatttgatgcagttgtctcaTTCCAAAGTAGAGGATGCTGCAAAAAAGGCGACTGAGTTGGAACTATTACTGGAAACTGAGAAGTATAGAATTCAGGAACTCGAGGAACAGATATCCACATTAGAGAAGAAATGTGGGGATGCAGAAGCAGCATCGAAGAAATACTTGGAGCAGATATCTGACATTGAAGCAGAGCTTCAGACCTCCCGGGCTGAATCCAAAAGCCTGGAAAAAGCACTGGAATTGGCTAGTGAAACAGAGAGGGATATCACTGAACGATTGAACATTACGATAGAAGTGAAGAAAGGGCTGGAAGAAGCACTGAGTAGCACCAGTGAGAAGCTTgctgaaaaagaaaatcttctACAAGTACTGCAAAATGAATTGAGTCTGACACAAGAAAAGTTACAGAGCATTGAAACCGATCTTAAGGCTGCAGGGGTAAAAGAGAGTGAGATAATGGAGAAGCTCAAGTCTGCTGAGGAGCAATTGGAGCAACAAGGAAGAATAATCGAGCAGAGTACTGCAAGAAGCTTAGAGCTTGAAGAACTACACGAAACCCTAAAGAGGGATTCAGAGTTTAAACTAAATGAAGCAATTGCAAGCCTCAGCAGCAGGGATTCTGAGGCACAATCTCTGTACGAGAAACTGAAAAGTCATGAGGATCAAGTAAAGACTTATGAATTGCAGGCGGCTGACACAGCAGAAAAGTCCACCTCTCTGAAGGAAGAATTGGAGCGATGTTTGGGCGAACTGGCTGCTCTGCAAAGCACAAACGAGGAACTGAAAGTAAAGATCTCAGAAGCAGAAAGTAAGGCTGCACAGTCTGTTTCAGAGAATGAACTGTTAGTAGAGACAAACATAGAACTCAAGAGCAAGGTTGATGAGCTTCAGGAACAGCTAAACTCTGCTTCTGCTGAAAAGGAAGCAACTGCTCACCAGCTTGTTTCTCACATGAATACGATTGTGGAATTAACAGATCAGCACTCAAGATCCTGTGAACTTCAGTCTGTAACTGAAGAACGAGTCAAGGAAGCAGAGATCCAATTAGAAGAAGCTGTTCAGAGATTCACCCATAGAGATTCAGAGGCCAAAGAGTTGAATGAGAAGTTAACTGCACTTGAAAGCCAAATAAAAGTTTATGAAGAACAAGCTCATGAAGCATCTGCAATTTCTGAAACCCGAAAAGTAGAGCTGGAACAGACTCTCCTGAAACTGAAAGATCTGGAAAGTGTTGTTGAGGAATTGCAAACAAAGTTGGGTCATTTTGAAAAAGAGAGTGAAGGACTCGCTGAGGCTAATTTGAAGCTTACTCAGGAACTGGCTGCATATGAATCCAAAATGAACGATTTACAAGAAAAACTTTTAACAGCATTTTCTGAGAAGGACGAAACAGTTGAACAGCTCCAATTttcaaagaaaggaattgaagaTTTGAGACAGCAGCTTGCTACTGAAGGGCAGAAACTACAATCACAG GTATCTTCAGTAATGGAAGAGAACAACCTACTCAATGAAACCTATCAAGCTGCCAAGAATGAACTTCAGGCTGTGATAATCCAGCTTGAAGGACAACTGAAAGAACAGAAAGCAAATGAAGATGCTATAAAAGCTGAGATGGAAAACCTCAAAGCCGAAATTGCAGACAAATCTGTGTTACAAACTCGTCTGGATGAGCTTGAAAAGCAATTGGCCTTAGCTGAGGCTCGACTGAAAGAAGAG GTTGAAAGCGTTCGGGCAGCTGCTGTTGGAAGAGAGGCAGAATTAAGTACTCAATTGGAGGAGCATGCACGTAAAGTTCAAGATAGAGACTCCTTAAGTGAACAAGTAGTACAACTTCAGAAAGAGCTACATCTTGCTCAGACATCCATTGTCGAACAG AAGGAAACTCATTCTCAAAAAGAGTTGGAACGTGAGGCAGCAGCAAAGCATTTGCTTGAGGAGCTTGAAGCTAAGAAACAAGAACTCATACTTAAAGAGAACCAGGTTAAGGAACTTGAGCAGAAATTGCAGCTGGCTGAGGctaaatcaaaagaaaag GCTGATGGAGGCAGTCCATCTGAGGGTATGGAGGTAAAATCCAGAGACATTGGGTTAGTTACCTCAACTCCATCAAGAAGGAAGAGCAAGAAAAAGTCAGAAGGAACTTCACCTCAAACCTCATCATCTTCAGAGATCCATGCTCAGGCCAATGAGGTTTCTTCTGCCATGACCCTTAAGTTTATCCTGGGTGTAGCCTTGGTGTCCGTGATCGTTGGCATAATTCTTGGAAAGCGATATTAG
- the LOC117911371 gene encoding myosin-11 isoform X1 has product MEEEAQGSTEVAVLKVVENIAVDTADPIKVTNGDLHQEETALDGEFIKVEKESIDVKGDSHKPEPASAEDDNPSVIERSSSNSAASRELLEAQEKVKELELELERLAGALKHSESENSRLTDQVSLTKEKLEESGKKCEELEVSHQNWHQRIVEVEEKHGIELKNLQDALEAHEVKHKELIGVKEAFDNLSLELESSRKKMEELESELQVSAGDAQKFEELHRESGSHAETETQKALEFERLLEVAKLSAKEMEDQMALLQEELKGLYEKIAENQKVEEALKTSVAELSSKEALINELRQELEDKSASEAQAKEDKSALEDLFSQTKADLEAKILELEEVKLKLQEEVTVRESVEVWLKTQEAEVAKTQEELAEVTKEKEAFEAAVADLASNAARMRELCDDLETKMKQSDENFCKTDSLLSQALANNAELEEKLKSQEALHQETGTIASTATQKSIELEGLVQASNVAAEEAKAQLRELETRLIGAEQRNVELEQQLNLVELQSSEAERELKEFSEKMSELSVALREVEEEKKELKGQMHEYEDKITQLESALSQSSLEKSELELELKSVAAKCTEHEDRANITHQRSLELEDLMQLSHSKVEDAAKKATELELLLETEKYRIQELEEQISTLEKKCGDAEAASKKYLEQISDIEAELQTSRAESKSLEKALELASETERDITERLNITIEVKKGLEEALSSTSEKLAEKENLLQVLQNELSLTQEKLQSIETDLKAAGVKESEIMEKLKSAEEQLEQQGRIIEQSTARSLELEELHETLKRDSEFKLNEAIASLSSRDSEAQSLYEKLKSHEDQVKTYELQAADTAEKSTSLKEELERCLGELAALQSTNEELKVKISEAESKAAQSVSENELLVETNIELKSKVDELQEQLNSASAEKEATAHQLVSHMNTIVELTDQHSRSCELQSVTEERVKEAEIQLEEAVQRFTHRDSEAKELNEKLTALESQIKVYEEQAHEASAISETRKVELEQTLLKLKDLESVVEELQTKLGHFEKESEGLAEANLKLTQELAAYESKMNDLQEKLLTAFSEKDETVEQLQFSKKGIEDLRQQLATEGQKLQSQVSSVMEENNLLNETYQAAKNELQAVIIQLEGQLKEQKANEDAIKAEMENLKAEIADKSVLQTRLDELEKQLALAEARLKEEVETVQAAAAGREAELNSQLEDHVRKVHDRDILSGQVVQLQEELHLAHTSIAEKTVLQTRLEELEKQLVIAEAQLKEVESVRAAAVGREAELSTQLEEHARKVQDRDSLSEQVVQLQKELHLAQTSIVEQKETHSQKELEREAAAKHLLEELEAKKQELILKENQVKELEQKLQLAEAKSKEKADGGSPSEGMEVKSRDIGLVTSTPSRRKSKKKSEGTSPQTSSSSEIHAQANEVSSAMTLKFILGVALVSVIVGIILGKRY; this is encoded by the exons atggaagaagaagctCAAGGAAGCACAGAAGTTGCAGTGTTGAAGGTCGTCGAAAATATTGCAGTCGACACAGCTGATCCAATTAAG GTCACAAATGGGGATTTGCATCAGGAGGAAACCGCCCTGGATGGAGAGTTCATAAAAGTAGAGAAGGAATCGATCGATGTGAAAGGTGATTCACATAAACCCGAACCAGCATCTGCAGAGGATGATAACCCTTCTGTAATTGAAAGAAGCTCAAGTAATTCAGCTGCCAGTAGAGAATTGTTAGAAGCCCAGGAGAAGGTGAAGGAGCTTGAGCTTGAGCTGGAGAGATTGGCGGGAGCTTTGAAGCATTCTGAATCTGAGAACAGCCGGTTGACGGACCAGGTATCATTGACAAAGGAGAAGTTGGAGGAAAGCGGCAAGAAATGTGAAGAACTGGAAGTTAGTCATCAGAATTGGCATCAACGGATTGTGGAAGTTGAGGAGAAACATGGCATTGAGTTGAAAAATCTACAGGATGCGTTGGAAGCCCACGAAGTGAAGCACAAGGAGCTCATTGGTGTGAAGGAAGCATTTGATAATCTCAGCCTTGAGCTTGAGAGCTCAAGGAAGAAGATGGAGGAGCTCGAGAGCGAGCTGCAGGTGTCTGCAGGTGACGCTCAGAAGTTTGAGGAACTGCATAGGGAAAGTGGTTCACATGCAGAAACTGAGACGCAGAAGGCATTGGAGTTTGAGAGGCTGCTTGAAGTGGCAAAACTGAGCGCAAAAGAAATGGAAGATCAGATGGCTCTCCTGCAGGAGGAGCTCAAGGGCCTGTATGAGAAGATAGCCGAGAACCAGAAGGTTGAAGAAGCACTCAAGACCAGTGTTGCAGAGCTCTCTTCAAAGGAAGCCCTGATAAATGAACTGAGACAAGAGCTGGAAGATAAGTCGGCTTCTGAGGCTCAGGCAAAGGAGGATAAATCTGCTCTTGAGGATCTGTTCTCCCAGACAAAGGCTGATCTCGAAGCAAAGATCTTGGAGTTGGAAGAGGTGAAGCTGAAGCTCCAGGAGGAGGTGACCGTGAGGGAATCTGTTGAGGTCTGGTTGAAAACCCAGGAGGCAGAGGTTGCGAAGACTCAGGAGGAGCTGGCAGAAGTGACAAAAGAAAAGGAGGCATTCGAAGCAGCTGTGGCGGACCTTGCGAGTAATGCAGCAAGAATGCGGGAGTTGTGTGATGATCTTGAGACAAAGATGAAGCAGTCGGATGAAAATTTCTGCAAGACAGATTCTCTGCTATCTCAAGCTCTGGCAAACAATGCAGAGCTGGAGGAGAAACTCAAATCCCAAGAGGCGCTCCACCAAGAAACAGGTACAATTGCATCAACTGCTACTCAGAAGAGTATTGAGCTTGAAGGTCTGGTCCAAGCTTCCAATGTAGCAGCAGAAGAGGCCAAAGCACAACTTAGAGAGCTTGAGACACGGCTTATAGGGGCAGAACAGAGGAATGTAGAGCTGGAGCAACAACTAAATCTGGTAGAGCTGCAAAGCAGTGAGGCTGAGAGAGAACTGAAGGAATTTTCTGAGAAAATGTCTGAGCTCAGTGTTGCATTGAGAGAGGTtgaggaagagaagaaagagcTGAAGGGTCAAATGCACGAATATGAGGATAAGATAACTCAGCTGGAGTCTGCCCTGAGTCAGTCATCATTGGAGAAATCTGAGCTTGAGTTGGAGTTGAAGAGCGTTGCAGCAAAATGCACTGAACATGAGGACCGAGCCAATATAACCCACCAGCGAAGCCTTGAGCTTgaagatttgatgcagttgtctcaTTCCAAAGTAGAGGATGCTGCAAAAAAGGCGACTGAGTTGGAACTATTACTGGAAACTGAGAAGTATAGAATTCAGGAACTCGAGGAACAGATATCCACATTAGAGAAGAAATGTGGGGATGCAGAAGCAGCATCGAAGAAATACTTGGAGCAGATATCTGACATTGAAGCAGAGCTTCAGACCTCCCGGGCTGAATCCAAAAGCCTGGAAAAAGCACTGGAATTGGCTAGTGAAACAGAGAGGGATATCACTGAACGATTGAACATTACGATAGAAGTGAAGAAAGGGCTGGAAGAAGCACTGAGTAGCACCAGTGAGAAGCTTgctgaaaaagaaaatcttctACAAGTACTGCAAAATGAATTGAGTCTGACACAAGAAAAGTTACAGAGCATTGAAACCGATCTTAAGGCTGCAGGGGTAAAAGAGAGTGAGATAATGGAGAAGCTCAAGTCTGCTGAGGAGCAATTGGAGCAACAAGGAAGAATAATCGAGCAGAGTACTGCAAGAAGCTTAGAGCTTGAAGAACTACACGAAACCCTAAAGAGGGATTCAGAGTTTAAACTAAATGAAGCAATTGCAAGCCTCAGCAGCAGGGATTCTGAGGCACAATCTCTGTACGAGAAACTGAAAAGTCATGAGGATCAAGTAAAGACTTATGAATTGCAGGCGGCTGACACAGCAGAAAAGTCCACCTCTCTGAAGGAAGAATTGGAGCGATGTTTGGGCGAACTGGCTGCTCTGCAAAGCACAAACGAGGAACTGAAAGTAAAGATCTCAGAAGCAGAAAGTAAGGCTGCACAGTCTGTTTCAGAGAATGAACTGTTAGTAGAGACAAACATAGAACTCAAGAGCAAGGTTGATGAGCTTCAGGAACAGCTAAACTCTGCTTCTGCTGAAAAGGAAGCAACTGCTCACCAGCTTGTTTCTCACATGAATACGATTGTGGAATTAACAGATCAGCACTCAAGATCCTGTGAACTTCAGTCTGTAACTGAAGAACGAGTCAAGGAAGCAGAGATCCAATTAGAAGAAGCTGTTCAGAGATTCACCCATAGAGATTCAGAGGCCAAAGAGTTGAATGAGAAGTTAACTGCACTTGAAAGCCAAATAAAAGTTTATGAAGAACAAGCTCATGAAGCATCTGCAATTTCTGAAACCCGAAAAGTAGAGCTGGAACAGACTCTCCTGAAACTGAAAGATCTGGAAAGTGTTGTTGAGGAATTGCAAACAAAGTTGGGTCATTTTGAAAAAGAGAGTGAAGGACTCGCTGAGGCTAATTTGAAGCTTACTCAGGAACTGGCTGCATATGAATCCAAAATGAACGATTTACAAGAAAAACTTTTAACAGCATTTTCTGAGAAGGACGAAACAGTTGAACAGCTCCAATTttcaaagaaaggaattgaagaTTTGAGACAGCAGCTTGCTACTGAAGGGCAGAAACTACAATCACAG GTATCTTCAGTAATGGAAGAGAACAACCTACTCAATGAAACCTATCAAGCTGCCAAGAATGAACTTCAGGCTGTGATAATCCAGCTTGAAGGACAACTGAAAGAACAGAAAGCAAATGAAGATGCTATAAAAGCTGAGATGGAAAACCTCAAAGCCGAAATTGCAGACAAATCTGTGTTACAAACTCGTCTGGATGAGCTTGAAAAGCAATTGGCCTTAGCTGAGGCTCGACTGAAAGAAGAG GTTGAAACTGTCCAGGCAGCTGCAGCTGGAAGGGAGGCCGAATTAAATTCACAATTGGAGGATCATGTGCGTAAAGTTCATGACAGGGACATATTAAGTGGACAAGTGGTACAACTTCAGGAAGAGCTGCATCTTGCCCACACCTCAATTGCAGAAAAAACTGTCTTGCAAACTCGTTTGGAGGAGCTTGAGAAACAATTAGTGATAGCTGAGGCTCAATTGAAAGAG GTTGAAAGCGTTCGGGCAGCTGCTGTTGGAAGAGAGGCAGAATTAAGTACTCAATTGGAGGAGCATGCACGTAAAGTTCAAGATAGAGACTCCTTAAGTGAACAAGTAGTACAACTTCAGAAAGAGCTACATCTTGCTCAGACATCCATTGTCGAACAG AAGGAAACTCATTCTCAAAAAGAGTTGGAACGTGAGGCAGCAGCAAAGCATTTGCTTGAGGAGCTTGAAGCTAAGAAACAAGAACTCATACTTAAAGAGAACCAGGTTAAGGAACTTGAGCAGAAATTGCAGCTGGCTGAGGctaaatcaaaagaaaag GCTGATGGAGGCAGTCCATCTGAGGGTATGGAGGTAAAATCCAGAGACATTGGGTTAGTTACCTCAACTCCATCAAGAAGGAAGAGCAAGAAAAAGTCAGAAGGAACTTCACCTCAAACCTCATCATCTTCAGAGATCCATGCTCAGGCCAATGAGGTTTCTTCTGCCATGACCCTTAAGTTTATCCTGGGTGTAGCCTTGGTGTCCGTGATCGTTGGCATAATTCTTGGAAAGCGATATTAG